Within the Leptospira stimsonii genome, the region TCATCGACCATAATGATACCGACTCCTCCTTCTCTTCCGTCTTCCTGAGCTCTTCTTTCCGCCGAATAGTGTAACATATTCTGTGCCAATTCGATAAAAACGGCGAAGATTTTTTTGATTTTCGATTCCGTGCTCAAGGAAGTTCGGATCATTGACCCGAATTCGGTAAGGACTTCCTGCGAAAGTCGGCCCTTAAAGGAAACAATTAATTGATAATCGCAGGCCTCTTTATAGTGCTTAAACAGGTCTACGGACTTGTTTTCCATCATTTCTTTTTAACATACTCCCTATAGTTTCGTGTACAGCTCAGATCCGAAATCCGATCAAAGTTATGTCATCTCTTTGGGATTCTCCAGCTTGATGTCCGTCTAAAAAGGCCGCGAGTCTTTCTTTTTGTTCGTTGGCCGGCAAGGGAGAAACGCCGTGTAATTGGGCGATCATTCCTTTGCTGGCGATTCTTTGTCTTTGAGGATTCGGTTGATCCATGTATCCGTCCGTAGTAAGATAAAACATGGTGGGTTTTCCCTTATCCAGTTTTACTTCGTGGGTCGTATAGGTTCTTGAATCTTCTTTTTGTCTTCCACCGATCGAATGTCTGTCTCCTTTGATCTCTTCTATCTTACCGTCTCTGGAAAAGTAGAGAGGTCTCTTGGCGCCTGCAAAATAAACCTTATCCGTCTCGATTCTACAGAAGCAGATGTCCATTCCATCTACCGAGTTCGTATCTAAAGAATCTTGTTTTAAGGCTTGTCTCACATTCTTATTCAGATGTTCCAAAACCTTACCCGGATCTTTGATACCCGCTTCGTTTACGATTTGATTGAGCAATGTATTTCCGATCATTGACATTAAAGCGCCTGGGACCCCGTGTCCAGTACAATCGACTGCGGCTAGAAAAATAGATCCTTCTTTTTTACTGAACCAGTAGAAGTCTCCCGAGACGATATCCTTCGGTCTGAAGAGGACGAATTGTTCCTTTAGATTTTTTGCAAGAAGAGTTTCGGAAGGAAGAATCGCCTGTTGAATATTCAATGAATATGTGATACTGTCCGTGATGTGTTGGTTCTTTAATCCGAGGTCCGCGTTCGCCTGAGCCAACTCTCTCGTTCTTTCCCTTACTTTCTCTTCCATATTAGAATAGAGTAAAGCGTTATCGATGGAAATCGCCGCTTGCGAGGAAAGAATGTTCATGATCTGAAGTCGGTCCGAAGTGAACGCTCCTTCCGAAAGATTGTTTTCGAGATAGAGGATTCCCGAAATCTCGCCTTGTTTTATCACCGGCGTACAAAGAACCGACTTAGTTTTAGAATTCTTAATATACTCGTCTTTGTTGAACTTCTCGTCTTGGTTTGCGTTTCTCAAAACCAGATTCTCTTTCGTACGTTCCACGTAGTAGATCAAAGAGATCGGAAGATTCTTGCTGTTGCCGAGAGGAATTCCGGTAAGAACGTCGACATCGTCTTTTGTAATCGAGCCTTCCGCTTCGACGTAAAGCCTTCCTTCTTTTTTAAGAATGAGAACTCCTCTCTGAGCCCCCGCGTTTTCGATAACGATCTTCATCAATTTATCGAGAAGATTTTCCAGTTTGATCTCTCCGGAAATCGCAGTAGAACTTTTTAAAACGGATTGAAGATCCAAGGTTTGACCGGAATAAACTTCGGTAGCCGCCGCGGTCGTAGTTGAAATCGTTCTATGGGTTCGAATCGTTCCCGTTCCTCGTTCGCGAATGAATTCGGGATACTTGGACTTGAGCATACTTTGTTTTAGATTCGCGCCCCAGAGTCCGTAACGATGAAACGCTTCGTTGATAAATTCCCCTGCGATCTTGATACTTCCTTTGGAAAGCCAGAAGGTCGCCGCCATTTCGCACGCGAGCGCTTCGTCGTTTGGAAATTCGTTTTTCCTCGCTTCGCGAATCGCCGCTTCGTATGTTCTTGCGGCTTTCCAGTTTTTGTATTCGAGTCTTGCAAGTTCTGCTTCGACTAACAAGTGTTTGTGGTAGAAATTCTCAGGACAACTTTCCGCCAATCCTTGAAGGGCTTTTTGATTCGCCTTTATTTTGGTTAAATATTCTTTTTTCTTTTCCGAGTTCACTTTTTTATAGTTTGCCGCAAGAATCAGAGAATAGAGATAGTTGTGTTCGAAGACGGAAATTTGCCCGGATATAAACGGAAGCATTCCTGAGGATTCTTCAGCTTCCTGCAATGCGAGTTGGTTCTCGCCATACATAAGGAGCAATCTGGTTTTTAGGACTTTAAATAGGCATACCGGTAAAGGGCTTTGGTGGTCATTGCAAAGGTCAATAAATTCTTTTTCTTGGTATTCCGAAGTGGAAAAATCCAAATGACCTCCAGTCTCTCCTTTTAAATTGGAAAGAATCAGTGTGGTCCCAAGGATCGTATCGATTCCTAAATTACTTTTCACCTTTCTTGCAAATTTCAGGAGTCCGTATATTTTAGGTTTTGCTAATTCTAAATTTCGGCCGAGGAGTAATGCGTTGACCGCGTCGTTCATCGCTCCATAGCTTCCATGTAAGAATTCTCCGGAGTCGAGGGAGGCCTGAACGCACTTGATATTTATTTCTTCGGAGAATTTTAAATGTTTCACATAAGGGGTCGTATAGTTTGCGAATACGTTGGCGGCTTTGGTTACGCCGCCGGGATTCATAAACTTTTCACCGATTTTCATTGCCAATTCTGAAACGTCGTATGCCGCTCTATAATCTGCGAATCCGGTTGCCAAAAAAATACTATAACAAGAATAGCCGTAAGAATCCGGGATGTTGCCATACTTTAGGTAAAGATTTACGATTTTTAAACTAATGATAGGAAATAAAATCGGTTCTTTATTGTACGCAATGGGAAGAGCATTGATCAATAGATTTGCCGCTAGGATGTAATTCGGATCCTGCATCAAGGGTTCGTCTAACAAGGAATTTACGCTGCGATTTCTTTGATTCTTCTTTACCTCGTCCATTTCCTTTGCGATAACCGCTTCGAAACCGGAACTTGGAATTTCTATTCCCAATGGTTTGAGAGCCTGGATAACGATAGGTAGCGCTAAGTCGTATTTCCCTTGCGCGGAGTATTCAACGATTAAGAGATTGTAAGCATCCGCTAACTCCACGGGAGTTTTTGATTTTTTCAGTAGTGTTTGGATGATTTCTTGAGATTCTTCGAAATTACCGTTCAGATAGAGAATTTCCGCCAACTCCTTGTGAACTTGATGACAAAGCGAATATTCCTTTCCCCAAAGTTCTTGATCGCCTTTTTTAGCCTCGGGGAGGGATAGAAGAAATTCTCTTGCCTTTTCAGCATATAACAATGCCGGCTTATATGCTGTAGAATATTTCGCCTTCTTTACAGCTTGTATATTTAGCTGTATAAGTTTTCGTTTTTCACTCGGGTCATTGATTAAGGATGATCCAGTGTTTAAGTGATTTACTATATCAAAAATCGAGTC harbors:
- a CDS encoding AAA family ATPase, translating into MKIEGYDLKERMNSDSSTEVYKAVRTKDGAQVVVKYIPILDELHPAVVNLRNEFEILNYLASEKMIHAFAMEKIPEGFILVLEFVPGGTLKHFSGKKPVNLKDFFKIAIDLTERLGEIHNKKVIHKDLKPDNIIFNPEGSVLRIVDFGISTRLSKEETSWSNPNRLEGSIHYVSPEQTGRMNRSVDYRSDFYSLGITFYELITGKLPFESEDLLELVHFHLAKSPVDPRKLRIEIPEALSQIVLKLLSKTAEDRYQTSEGLKADLETVQQKWLEVGDVPAFALGSKDYSQEFKIPQKLYGREEYIQSLLGEFKRVTDTGRTSVILIAGYSGVGKSSLVREINKPLTESKGYFIAGKFDQYNRNVPFSAIIQVFSSLIEQILTESPEKIEEWKKQIQNSLGSNGKVITDVIPELEFIIGKQPAVPELGAQENANRFYVVFQNFIKVFSNAEHPLAIFLDDLQWADTASLELVKNLVEDVSVSYLFLMLAYRDNEVDSTHPFSVLISNLEKEGFRPDKISLKPLSLENVNELLMDSLHSSSEDTMSFAEVVFSKTRGNPFFINELLKQLSKDEVIYYKKGNTTVTGKWIWNLEKIKNTEISDNVVELLIRRIKKLSPRTQETLKLASCIGSNFDLGIQSKILGASLKDTAAALMETMEEELIVPLGDNYRLVDSMSNEEQNEEKNFQIARTVQFRFQHDRVQQASYELLNEDQKRSIRLKIGRILLTTTNERSLEDSIFDIVNHLNTGSSLINDPSEKRKLIQLNIQAVKKAKYSTAYKPALLYAEKAREFLLSLPEAKKGDQELWGKEYSLCHQVHKELAEILYLNGNFEESQEIIQTLLKKSKTPVELADAYNLLIVEYSAQGKYDLALPIVIQALKPLGIEIPSSGFEAVIAKEMDEVKKNQRNRSVNSLLDEPLMQDPNYILAANLLINALPIAYNKEPILFPIISLKIVNLYLKYGNIPDSYGYSCYSIFLATGFADYRAAYDVSELAMKIGEKFMNPGGVTKAANVFANYTTPYVKHLKFSEEINIKCVQASLDSGEFLHGSYGAMNDAVNALLLGRNLELAKPKIYGLLKFARKVKSNLGIDTILGTTLILSNLKGETGGHLDFSTSEYQEKEFIDLCNDHQSPLPVCLFKVLKTRLLLMYGENQLALQEAEESSGMLPFISGQISVFEHNYLYSLILAANYKKVNSEKKKEYLTKIKANQKALQGLAESCPENFYHKHLLVEAELARLEYKNWKAARTYEAAIREARKNEFPNDEALACEMAATFWLSKGSIKIAGEFINEAFHRYGLWGANLKQSMLKSKYPEFIRERGTGTIRTHRTISTTTAAATEVYSGQTLDLQSVLKSSTAISGEIKLENLLDKLMKIVIENAGAQRGVLILKKEGRLYVEAEGSITKDDVDVLTGIPLGNSKNLPISLIYYVERTKENLVLRNANQDEKFNKDEYIKNSKTKSVLCTPVIKQGEISGILYLENNLSEGAFTSDRLQIMNILSSQAAISIDNALLYSNMEEKVRERTRELAQANADLGLKNQHITDSITYSLNIQQAILPSETLLAKNLKEQFVLFRPKDIVSGDFYWFSKKEGSIFLAAVDCTGHGVPGALMSMIGNTLLNQIVNEAGIKDPGKVLEHLNKNVRQALKQDSLDTNSVDGMDICFCRIETDKVYFAGAKRPLYFSRDGKIEEIKGDRHSIGGRQKEDSRTYTTHEVKLDKGKPTMFYLTTDGYMDQPNPQRQRIASKGMIAQLHGVSPLPANEQKERLAAFLDGHQAGESQRDDITLIGFRI